In Streptomyces ambofaciens ATCC 23877, a single genomic region encodes these proteins:
- the nhaA gene encoding Na+/H+ antiporter NhaA produces MTAPRTPRKAFGRLSLPERTYVADALRTETVGGVLLLVAAVTALVWANVPALQDSYESVSHFHFGPEALGLNLSVAHWAADGLLAIFFFVAGIELKRELVAGDLKDPKAAALPVVAALCGMAAPALVYTITSSAGGGSLAGWAVPTATDIAFALAVLAVIGTSLPSALRAFLLTLAVVDDLFAILIIAVFFTESLNFAALGGAVVGLAVFWLLLRRGVRGWYVYVPLGLVIWALMYNSGVHATIAGVAMGLMLRCHTREGERHSPGEHIEHLVRPLSAGLAVPLFALFSAGVSLSGGALADVFTRPETLGVVLGLVVGKTLGIFGGTWLTARFTRASLSDDLAWADVFAVATLAGIGFTVSLLIGELAFEDDAALTAEVKAAVLTGSLVAALLATVLLKVRNAKYRRMTEAEERDEDLSGVPDIYEQDDPAYHLRVAAIYERKAAEHRRIAEEMESARLAEVPGGAGDEGSGPA; encoded by the coding sequence GTGACCGCGCCCCGCACCCCCCGCAAAGCCTTCGGACGGCTGTCCCTGCCCGAGCGGACCTACGTCGCCGACGCGCTGCGCACCGAGACGGTCGGCGGTGTCCTGCTGCTCGTCGCCGCCGTCACCGCGCTGGTGTGGGCGAACGTACCGGCGCTCCAGGACAGCTACGAGAGCGTCAGCCACTTCCACTTCGGCCCCGAGGCCCTCGGTCTGAACCTGTCGGTCGCGCACTGGGCCGCCGACGGACTGCTCGCGATCTTCTTCTTCGTCGCCGGCATCGAACTCAAGCGAGAGCTGGTCGCCGGTGACCTCAAGGACCCGAAGGCCGCCGCGCTCCCGGTGGTGGCGGCCCTGTGCGGCATGGCCGCACCGGCGCTCGTCTACACGATCACCAGCAGCGCCGGGGGCGGGTCCCTGGCCGGCTGGGCCGTGCCCACCGCCACCGACATCGCCTTCGCGCTCGCCGTACTCGCCGTCATCGGCACGTCCCTGCCGAGCGCCCTGCGCGCCTTCCTGCTGACGCTCGCGGTCGTCGACGACCTGTTCGCGATCCTGATCATCGCGGTCTTCTTCACCGAGAGCTTGAACTTCGCCGCGCTCGGTGGCGCGGTCGTCGGCCTCGCCGTCTTCTGGCTGCTGCTGCGCAGGGGCGTGCGCGGCTGGTACGTGTACGTCCCGCTCGGCCTGGTGATCTGGGCGCTGATGTACAACAGCGGCGTCCACGCCACCATCGCCGGCGTCGCGATGGGCCTGATGCTGCGCTGCCACACCCGCGAGGGCGAGCGGCACTCCCCCGGCGAGCACATCGAGCACCTTGTACGTCCCCTGTCGGCGGGCCTGGCGGTGCCGCTGTTCGCGCTGTTCAGCGCGGGTGTCTCGCTGTCGGGCGGTGCGCTGGCCGACGTGTTCACCCGGCCGGAGACCCTCGGCGTGGTGCTCGGACTCGTCGTCGGCAAGACGCTCGGCATCTTCGGCGGCACCTGGCTGACGGCGCGTTTCACCAGGGCCTCGCTCAGTGACGATCTCGCGTGGGCCGACGTGTTCGCGGTGGCGACCCTGGCCGGCATCGGGTTCACCGTCTCTCTGCTCATCGGCGAGCTGGCCTTCGAGGACGACGCGGCGCTGACCGCCGAGGTCAAGGCCGCGGTCCTGACCGGTTCCCTCGTCGCGGCGCTCCTGGCCACGGTGCTGCTGAAGGTACGGAACGCCAAGTACCGGCGCATGACGGAGGCCGAGGAGCGCGACGAGGACCTCAGCGGGGTCCCGGACATCTACGAGCAGGACGACCCCGCGTACCACCTGCGCGTGGCCGCGATCTACGAGAGGAAGGCCGCCGAGCACCGCCGGATCGCCGAGGAGATGGAGTCGGCGCGGCTTGCCGAAGTACCGGGCGGGGCAGGCGATGAGGGCAGCGGTCCGGCATGA
- the acs gene encoding acetate--CoA ligase, which translates to MSNESLANLLKEERRFAPPADLAAHANVTAEAYEQAKADRLGFWAEQARRLTWAQEPTETLDWSNPPFAKWFQDGKLNVAYNCVDRHVEAGHGDRVAIHFEGEPGDSRALTYAELKDEVSKAANALLELGVRKGDRVAVYMPMIPETAIAMLACARIGAAHSVVFGGFSADALATRIQDADARVVITSDGGYRRGKPSALKPAVDEAVERAGTVEHVLVVRRTGQDVAWDDSRDKWWHETVDRQSAEHTPEAFDAENPLFILYTSGTTGKPKGILHTSGGYLTQTAYTHWAVFDLKPETDVYWCTADVGWVTGHSYIVYGPLANGATQVMYEGTPDTPHQGRFWEIVQKYGVTILYTAPTAIRTFMKWGDDIPAKFDLSSLRVLGSVGEPINPEAWIWYRKNIGADVTPVVDTWWQTETGAMMITPLPGVTEAKPGSAQRALPGISATVVDDEANEVPNGGGGYLVLTEPWPSMLRTIWGDDQRFIDTYWSRFEGKYFAGDGAKKDDDGDIWLLGRVDDVMLVSGHNISTTEVESALVSHPSVAEAAVVGAADETTGQAIVAFVILRGSAAETEDLVADLRNHVGATLGPIAKPKRVLPVAELPKTRSGKIMRRLLRDVAENRQLGDVTTLTDSTVMDLIQTKLPAAPSED; encoded by the coding sequence GTGAGCAACGAAAGCCTGGCCAACCTCTTGAAGGAGGAGCGACGCTTCGCGCCGCCCGCTGACCTGGCCGCACACGCCAACGTCACGGCTGAGGCGTACGAACAGGCCAAGGCTGACAGGCTCGGCTTCTGGGCCGAGCAGGCCCGCCGGCTGACCTGGGCACAGGAACCGACCGAGACCCTGGACTGGTCGAACCCGCCGTTCGCCAAGTGGTTCCAGGACGGCAAGCTCAACGTCGCGTACAACTGCGTGGACCGGCACGTGGAGGCCGGGCACGGCGACCGCGTCGCCATCCACTTCGAGGGCGAGCCGGGCGACAGCCGCGCCCTCACCTACGCCGAGCTCAAGGACGAGGTCTCCAAGGCCGCCAACGCCCTGCTGGAGCTGGGCGTGCGCAAGGGCGACCGGGTCGCCGTCTACATGCCGATGATCCCGGAGACGGCGATCGCGATGCTGGCCTGCGCCCGGATCGGCGCCGCCCACTCGGTGGTCTTCGGCGGTTTCTCCGCGGACGCGCTCGCGACCCGCATCCAGGACGCCGACGCCCGCGTCGTCATCACCTCCGACGGCGGCTACCGCCGCGGCAAGCCCTCCGCGCTCAAGCCCGCCGTGGACGAGGCGGTCGAGCGCGCCGGCACCGTCGAGCACGTGCTCGTCGTCCGCCGCACCGGCCAGGACGTCGCCTGGGACGACTCCCGCGACAAGTGGTGGCACGAGACGGTCGACCGCCAGTCCGCGGAGCACACGCCGGAGGCGTTCGACGCCGAGAACCCGCTGTTCATCCTGTACACCTCCGGCACGACCGGTAAGCCCAAGGGCATCCTGCACACCTCCGGCGGCTACCTCACGCAGACGGCGTACACGCACTGGGCCGTCTTCGACCTCAAGCCGGAGACCGACGTGTACTGGTGCACCGCCGACGTCGGCTGGGTCACCGGGCACTCTTACATCGTCTACGGCCCGCTCGCCAACGGCGCGACGCAGGTCATGTACGAGGGCACCCCGGACACCCCGCACCAGGGCCGCTTCTGGGAGATCGTCCAGAAGTACGGCGTGACGATCCTCTACACCGCGCCCACCGCGATCCGGACGTTCATGAAGTGGGGTGACGACATCCCCGCGAAGTTCGACCTGTCGTCCCTGCGGGTCCTCGGCTCGGTCGGCGAGCCGATCAACCCCGAGGCCTGGATCTGGTACCGCAAGAACATCGGTGCCGACGTCACCCCAGTCGTCGACACCTGGTGGCAGACCGAGACCGGCGCGATGATGATCACGCCGCTGCCGGGCGTGACCGAGGCCAAGCCCGGCTCCGCCCAGCGCGCGCTGCCCGGCATCTCCGCCACCGTCGTCGACGACGAGGCCAACGAGGTGCCGAACGGCGGGGGCGGCTACCTGGTCCTCACCGAGCCGTGGCCGTCCATGCTGCGCACCATCTGGGGCGACGACCAGCGGTTCATCGACACGTACTGGTCGAGGTTCGAGGGCAAGTACTTCGCCGGCGACGGCGCCAAGAAGGACGACGACGGCGACATCTGGCTGCTCGGCCGCGTCGACGACGTGATGCTCGTCTCGGGCCACAACATCTCCACCACCGAGGTCGAGTCGGCCCTCGTCTCCCACCCCTCGGTCGCCGAGGCGGCCGTGGTCGGCGCGGCGGACGAGACCACCGGGCAGGCCATCGTGGCCTTCGTGATCCTGCGCGGCTCGGCCGCGGAGACCGAGGACCTCGTCGCCGACCTGCGCAACCACGTCGGCGCCACCCTCGGCCCGATCGCCAAGCCCAAGCGGGTCCTGCCGGTGGCGGAGCTGCCCAAGACCCGCTCCGGCAAGATCATGCGGCGCCTGCTGCGCGACGTGGCGGAGAACCGGCAGCTCGGGGACGTGACCACCCTGACCGACTCCACCGTCATGGACCTCATCCAGACGAAGCTTCCGGCGGCGCCCAGCGAGGACTGA
- a CDS encoding bifunctional SulP family inorganic anion transporter/carbonic anhydrase produces MSACVPARAESARTEHVHPPHSPPPGGPRRLRVAGADLSASIAVFLIALPLSLGIALATGAPLQAGLVAAAVGGIVAGWLGGCPLQVSGPAAGLTVVTADLIQRYGWRTTCAITVLAGLAQLGLGCLRVARSALAVSPAIVHGMLAGIGVTIAVAQLHIVLGGTPQSSVPDNLVALPAQLANLRPADLAVSALTLSLLLLWPRVPGRAGRLLGRLPAALIAVAGATAVAACAELRLPKVDLPSWSSHALATLPDGPVLGLLAAVLTTTLVCSVQSLLGAVAVDKLAAARPGLTGRVKRSDLDRELLGQGAANIVSGSLGGLPIAGVAVRSSANVAAGAVSRNSTMLHGVLVVIAALLMVPALELIPLASLASLVMAVGLKMVSLNHIRTVTRHREVLVYAVTTGGVVFLGVLQGVALGIAVAVGVALHRLTRTRITHAETDGVHHVHVRGQLTFLAVPRLSRVLHQVPHGGSAVVELDGSFMDHAAFETLQDWQKTHTAQGGSVDITGRRPGTRISEPADAEGCRCRPWTPWRNHQCDERPQHAASPVGSGRQGPAAGTVDPANGPSRPNGPGGPDGPDGSHAPGGPDGRPEAPARSDGSGRSSGPSGPSGGELARGISAFQRNTAPLMRPELARLAREGQQPSQLFLTCADSRVVTSMITSSGPGDLFVVRNVGNLVPMPGEESGDDSVAAAIEYAVDVLKVRSITVCGHSGCGAMQALLSAEPGGAQTPLKRWLRHGLPSLERIPEDEDAWPRLAGRRPADAAEQLCLANVVQQLEHLRAHDAVSQALEAGDLELQGMYFHVGEAQAYLLAEDAGDGVFELVLETGLTA; encoded by the coding sequence ATGTCAGCCTGCGTCCCCGCCCGTGCCGAATCGGCCCGGACCGAACACGTCCACCCACCGCACAGCCCGCCGCCCGGCGGACCCCGGCGCCTTCGCGTCGCGGGCGCCGACCTGTCGGCCTCGATCGCGGTCTTCCTGATCGCCCTGCCCCTCTCCCTGGGCATCGCCCTCGCCACCGGCGCCCCCCTCCAGGCCGGCCTCGTCGCGGCCGCGGTGGGCGGGATCGTCGCCGGATGGCTCGGTGGCTGCCCCTTGCAGGTCAGCGGCCCCGCCGCCGGCCTCACCGTGGTCACCGCCGACCTCATCCAGCGCTACGGATGGCGTACGACCTGCGCCATCACGGTGCTCGCCGGGCTCGCCCAGCTCGGCCTCGGCTGCCTGCGCGTGGCACGCTCCGCGCTGGCCGTCAGCCCCGCCATCGTGCACGGCATGCTCGCCGGCATCGGCGTCACCATCGCCGTCGCCCAGCTGCACATCGTCCTCGGCGGCACCCCGCAGAGCTCCGTCCCCGACAACCTGGTCGCGCTGCCCGCCCAGTTGGCGAACCTGCGCCCCGCCGACCTCGCGGTGAGCGCGCTGACACTGAGCCTGCTGCTGCTCTGGCCACGGGTGCCCGGCCGGGCCGGTCGGCTCCTGGGCAGACTCCCCGCCGCCCTGATCGCCGTCGCCGGCGCCACCGCGGTCGCGGCCTGCGCCGAACTCCGACTGCCCAAGGTCGACCTGCCGTCCTGGAGCAGCCACGCCCTGGCCACGCTGCCCGACGGTCCGGTGCTGGGTCTGCTCGCCGCCGTCCTGACCACCACGCTCGTGTGCAGTGTGCAGTCACTGCTCGGCGCGGTCGCCGTGGACAAGCTGGCCGCCGCCCGGCCGGGCCTGACCGGCCGCGTCAAGCGCTCCGACCTCGACCGGGAGCTGCTCGGGCAGGGCGCGGCCAACATCGTCTCCGGGTCGCTCGGCGGACTGCCCATCGCCGGTGTCGCCGTGCGCAGTTCCGCGAACGTGGCCGCGGGTGCCGTCAGCCGGAACTCCACGATGCTGCACGGCGTTCTCGTAGTGATCGCCGCACTGCTGATGGTCCCGGCCCTGGAGCTCATCCCGCTCGCCTCGCTCGCCTCCCTGGTCATGGCCGTCGGCCTGAAGATGGTGTCGCTGAACCACATCCGCACGGTGACCCGCCACCGTGAGGTGCTGGTCTACGCCGTCACCACCGGCGGCGTGGTCTTCCTGGGCGTCCTGCAGGGTGTCGCGCTGGGCATCGCCGTGGCCGTCGGTGTCGCCCTGCACCGCCTGACCCGCACGCGGATCACGCACGCCGAGACGGACGGAGTCCACCACGTACACGTCCGAGGCCAGTTGACGTTCCTCGCGGTGCCCCGGCTCAGCCGGGTCCTGCATCAGGTGCCCCATGGGGGGAGTGCCGTGGTGGAGCTGGACGGTTCCTTCATGGACCACGCGGCGTTCGAGACCCTCCAGGACTGGCAGAAGACGCACACCGCCCAGGGGGGTTCGGTCGACATCACCGGCCGCCGGCCCGGCACCCGCATCTCCGAACCGGCCGATGCCGAGGGCTGCCGCTGCCGCCCCTGGACGCCCTGGCGCAACCACCAGTGCGACGAACGCCCCCAGCACGCGGCGTCGCCGGTCGGCTCCGGCCGGCAGGGCCCTGCGGCCGGCACCGTCGATCCGGCGAACGGTCCGAGCCGACCGAACGGCCCCGGCGGACCGGACGGACCGGACGGATCCCACGCACCGGGTGGACCGGACGGCCGACCCGAGGCACCCGCCAGGTCCGACGGGTCCGGCAGATCCAGCGGACCGAGCGGCCCCAGCGGAGGCGAACTGGCCCGTGGCATCAGCGCGTTCCAGCGGAACACCGCACCCTTGATGCGTCCGGAGCTGGCCCGGCTGGCCCGTGAGGGGCAGCAGCCCTCCCAGCTCTTCCTGACCTGTGCCGACTCACGGGTGGTCACCTCGATGATCACTTCCAGTGGCCCCGGTGACCTCTTCGTCGTGCGCAATGTGGGCAACCTCGTACCGATGCCCGGCGAGGAGAGCGGCGACGACTCGGTGGCCGCCGCGATCGAGTACGCGGTGGACGTGCTGAAGGTGCGGTCCATCACGGTGTGCGGGCACTCCGGGTGCGGGGCCATGCAGGCGCTGCTGAGCGCCGAACCGGGAGGCGCGCAGACCCCGCTCAAGCGGTGGCTGCGGCACGGGCTGCCGAGCCTGGAGCGTATCCCCGAGGACGAGGACGCCTGGCCCCGGCTGGCCGGCCGCCGTCCCGCCGACGCGGCCGAGCAGCTCTGCCTGGCCAACGTCGTCCAGCAGTTGGAGCACCTGCGGGCCCACGACGCGGTCTCCCAGGCCTTGGAGGCGGGAGACCTGGAGCTGCAGGGCATGTACTTCCACGTGGGCGAGGCCCAGGCCTACCTGCTCGCCGAGGACGCCGGGGACGGCGTGTTCGAGCTGGTGCTGGAGACCGGCCTGACGGCCTGA
- a CDS encoding polysaccharide deacetylase family protein, producing MAATHRIAARSAIAAAICAASLAGCAIGSDTGSGEGTNGPHKEKGKPAPAPRNVVRLIGDGSTAYTGAQPHLPRPERLKPGQKPPQFVVFSWDGAGEDSQRLFSHFREVAKENNATMTYFLSGVYLLPEEDRDLYRPPQHSPGRSDIGFNDEQGIAETVKQLRLAWQEGNEIGTHFNGHFCGSGGGVGEWSVEEWKDEIGQAKRFVKSWKTNTGMKNAAPLPFDYDKELIGARTPCLEGQKNFVKAAGEMGFRYDSSGVNNQVWPKKKQGLWDVSMQLVPFPGHTFEQLTMDYNFMVNQSGTTTQGDPAKHEFWGDQMRDGLLQGFQRAYDGNRAPLIIGNHFESWNGGTYMRAIEEVIEGVCTKDEVRCVSFRQLVDWLDAQDPKVLKKLRTLDVGEAPEKGWASFLSAGPAPAPKGVPGAPAAQR from the coding sequence ATGGCCGCCACCCACAGGATCGCCGCGCGCTCCGCGATCGCGGCCGCGATCTGCGCCGCGTCGCTCGCCGGCTGCGCGATCGGCAGCGACACCGGTTCCGGTGAAGGGACGAACGGTCCGCACAAGGAGAAGGGAAAGCCGGCGCCGGCGCCCAGGAACGTGGTCCGGCTGATCGGTGACGGCTCCACCGCGTACACCGGAGCCCAGCCACACCTGCCCCGGCCCGAACGTCTCAAGCCCGGGCAGAAGCCCCCGCAGTTCGTGGTGTTCTCCTGGGACGGCGCGGGCGAGGACAGTCAGCGGCTGTTCTCCCACTTCCGCGAAGTGGCCAAGGAGAACAACGCGACGATGACCTACTTCCTGAGCGGCGTGTACCTGCTGCCCGAGGAGGACCGGGACCTCTACCGGCCGCCGCAGCACTCCCCGGGCCGCTCCGACATCGGCTTCAACGACGAGCAGGGCATCGCCGAGACCGTCAAGCAGCTACGGCTCGCCTGGCAGGAGGGCAACGAGATCGGCACCCACTTCAACGGGCACTTCTGCGGCAGCGGCGGCGGGGTCGGCGAGTGGTCCGTCGAGGAGTGGAAGGACGAGATCGGTCAAGCCAAGCGGTTCGTCAAGTCCTGGAAGACCAACACGGGCATGAAGAACGCCGCGCCCCTCCCCTTCGACTACGACAAGGAGTTGATCGGCGCCCGGACCCCGTGCCTGGAGGGCCAGAAGAACTTCGTGAAGGCCGCCGGCGAGATGGGCTTCCGCTACGACAGCAGCGGCGTCAACAACCAGGTCTGGCCGAAGAAGAAACAGGGCCTGTGGGACGTGTCGATGCAGCTCGTGCCGTTCCCCGGGCACACCTTCGAGCAGCTCACCATGGACTACAACTTCATGGTCAACCAGTCGGGCACCACGACCCAGGGTGATCCGGCCAAGCACGAGTTCTGGGGCGACCAGATGCGCGACGGCCTGCTCCAGGGATTCCAGCGGGCCTACGACGGCAACCGCGCACCCCTGATCATCGGCAACCACTTCGAGTCATGGAACGGCGGCACCTACATGCGTGCCATCGAGGAGGTCATCGAAGGGGTGTGCACCAAGGACGAGGTGCGCTGCGTCTCCTTCCGGCAGCTCGTGGACTGGCTGGACGCCCAGGACCCGAAGGTCCTGAAGAAGCTGCGCACACTGGACGTCGGCGAGGCCCCCGAGAAGGGCTGGGCCTCCTTCCTGTCGGCCGGCCCCGCGCCGGCGCCGAAGGGCGTGCCCGGGGCGCCGGCCGCCCAGCGGTAA
- a CDS encoding ATP-binding protein has protein sequence MKIAFVGKGGSGKTTLSSLFIRHLAATGAPVVAIDADINQHLGAALGLDEAAAAGLPAMGEHLPLIKDYLRGTNPRIASAEKMIKTTPPGEGSRLLRVREDNPVYDTCARPVELDGGAVRLMVTGPFTDADLGVACYHSKTGAVELCLNHLADGPDEYVVVDMTAGSDSFASGMFTRFDLTFLVAEPTRKGVSVYRQYKDYARDFGVALKVVGNKVQGPDDLDFLHEHVGEDLLTTVGHSDWVRAMEKGRPPRFALLEDANRGALRALHAAVEAAYGLRDWERYTQQMIHFHLKNARSWGDERTGTDLAAQVDPGFVLGEGVVAPA, from the coding sequence ATGAAAATTGCTTTCGTCGGGAAGGGCGGCAGTGGCAAGACGACCCTGTCCTCCCTGTTCATCCGCCACCTCGCCGCCACCGGTGCGCCCGTCGTCGCGATCGACGCCGACATCAACCAGCACCTGGGTGCCGCGCTGGGCCTCGACGAGGCGGCGGCGGCCGGTCTGCCCGCGATGGGCGAGCACCTCCCGCTGATCAAGGACTACCTGCGCGGCACCAACCCGCGCATCGCCTCGGCCGAGAAGATGATCAAGACGACGCCCCCCGGGGAGGGTTCGCGCCTGCTGCGGGTGCGCGAGGACAACCCGGTCTACGACACCTGCGCCCGGCCGGTGGAACTCGACGGCGGAGCCGTCCGTCTGATGGTGACCGGACCCTTCACGGACGCCGACCTCGGAGTCGCCTGCTACCACTCCAAGACGGGAGCGGTGGAGTTGTGCCTGAACCACTTGGCCGACGGCCCCGACGAGTACGTCGTGGTCGACATGACCGCGGGTTCGGACTCCTTCGCCTCCGGCATGTTCACCCGCTTCGACCTCACGTTCCTGGTCGCCGAGCCGACCCGGAAGGGGGTCTCCGTCTACCGCCAGTACAAGGACTACGCCCGCGACTTCGGAGTCGCCCTGAAGGTCGTCGGCAACAAGGTCCAGGGTCCCGACGACCTCGATTTCCTGCACGAGCACGTCGGCGAGGACCTGTTGACGACCGTCGGGCACTCGGACTGGGTGCGCGCGATGGAGAAGGGCCGGCCGCCCCGGTTCGCGCTCCTGGAGGACGCCAACCGGGGGGCGCTGCGCGCTCTGCACGCGGCGGTCGAGGCGGCGTACGGGCTGCGGGACTGGGAGCGCTACACGCAGCAGATGATCCACTTCCATCTGAAGAACGCCCGGAGCTGGGGCGACGAGCGCACCGGGACCGACCTGGCGGCGCAGGTCGATCCAGGGTTCGTCCTCGGCGAGGGAGTCGTCGCTCCGGCGTGA
- a CDS encoding Fic family protein → MSTTGATADPLAALGALPGVAESVESVRKAVDRVYGHRIMRRRSHAVTSEAALRGARGSAALSGADWALEEVRRRSDFSGDDEARAVGAALRLTAEAGQLLSIWRQSPLRVLARLHLVAAADDGDQVGRPRQEGEPVDEPLVELPLPDAEETHGRLDGLAGLVMAGGSAPALVTAAVVHGELMALRPFTTNNGLVARAAERIVLINSGLDPKSVCPAEVGHAELGRAAYLAALDGYVSGTPDGMAAWIAHCGRAVELGARESTAVCEALQRGAA, encoded by the coding sequence ATGAGTACGACAGGCGCGACCGCCGATCCGCTCGCGGCCCTGGGCGCACTGCCCGGTGTGGCCGAGTCCGTGGAGTCCGTACGCAAGGCCGTGGACCGGGTCTACGGTCACCGGATCATGCGGCGCCGCAGCCACGCCGTCACCTCCGAAGCGGCCCTGCGCGGTGCCCGTGGCTCTGCGGCGCTGTCCGGGGCGGACTGGGCTCTGGAAGAGGTCCGCAGGCGTTCCGACTTCAGTGGTGACGACGAGGCGCGCGCGGTCGGCGCGGCCCTTCGGCTGACCGCCGAGGCGGGGCAGCTGCTGTCCATCTGGCGCCAGTCGCCGCTGCGGGTGCTGGCCCGGCTGCACCTGGTGGCGGCCGCGGACGACGGCGACCAGGTGGGGCGGCCCCGACAGGAGGGCGAGCCGGTGGACGAGCCGCTCGTCGAGCTGCCGTTGCCGGACGCCGAGGAGACGCACGGCCGCCTGGACGGGCTCGCCGGGCTGGTCATGGCCGGCGGATCCGCGCCGGCGCTGGTGACGGCCGCCGTCGTGCACGGCGAGCTCATGGCGCTGCGCCCCTTCACCACGAACAACGGCCTGGTCGCGCGCGCGGCCGAGCGCATCGTGCTGATCAACAGCGGCTTGGACCCGAAGTCGGTCTGCCCGGCCGAGGTCGGCCATGCGGAGCTGGGGCGCGCGGCCTACCTGGCGGCGCTGGACGGCTACGTCTCCGGTACCCCGGACGGCATGGCCGCCTGGATCGCCCACTGCGGCCGGGCGGTCGAACTGGGGGCCCGTGAGTCGACGGCGGTGTGCGAGGCGCTCCAGCGCGGGGCCGCGTGA
- a CDS encoding HAD family hydrolase: MLRVVENHSLPHSMPRTAAFFDLDKTVIAKSSTLTFSKSFYQGGLINRRAVLRTAYAQFVFLAGGADHDQMERMRQYLSALCRGWNVQLVKELVAETLHDLIDPIIYDEAASLIEEHHAAGRDVVIVSTSGAEVVEPIGELLGADRVVATRMIVGHDGCFTGEVEYYAYGPTKAEAIRELAESEGYDLKRCYAYSDSVTDLPMLESVGHPHAVNPDRALRREALAREWPILDFHRPVRLKQRVRGFSVPPRPALVAAAAVGAAAATAGLVWYASRRRSTVA; the protein is encoded by the coding sequence ATGCTCAGGGTCGTGGAAAACCACTCCCTGCCCCACTCCATGCCCCGGACGGCGGCCTTCTTTGACCTGGACAAGACGGTCATTGCGAAGTCGAGCACACTCACGTTCAGCAAGTCCTTCTACCAAGGCGGTCTGATCAACCGCAGGGCCGTCCTGCGCACCGCATATGCCCAGTTCGTCTTCCTCGCGGGCGGGGCCGACCACGACCAGATGGAGCGGATGCGCCAGTACCTCTCCGCACTGTGCCGCGGCTGGAACGTCCAGCTGGTCAAGGAACTCGTCGCCGAGACCCTGCACGACCTGATCGACCCGATCATCTACGACGAGGCCGCCTCGCTCATCGAGGAGCACCACGCCGCCGGCCGTGACGTCGTGATCGTCTCCACGTCGGGCGCCGAGGTCGTCGAGCCGATCGGCGAGCTGCTCGGCGCGGACCGCGTGGTGGCGACCCGCATGATCGTGGGGCACGACGGTTGCTTCACGGGCGAGGTGGAGTACTACGCGTACGGGCCCACCAAGGCGGAGGCCATCCGGGAGCTGGCGGAGTCCGAGGGGTACGACCTGAAGCGCTGCTACGCCTACAGCGACTCGGTGACGGACCTGCCGATGCTGGAGTCCGTCGGCCACCCCCACGCGGTGAACCCGGACCGGGCGCTGCGCCGTGAGGCTCTCGCGCGCGAGTGGCCGATCCTCGATTTCCATCGCCCGGTACGGCTCAAGCAGCGGGTCCGGGGCTTCTCCGTGCCGCCGCGCCCGGCGCTCGTCGCCGCCGCCGCGGTAGGGGCCGCGGCGGCCACCGCGGGCCTCGTCTGGTACGCGAGCCGGCGACGGTCCACGGTGGCCTGA